A portion of the Gemmatimonadota bacterium genome contains these proteins:
- a CDS encoding ATP-binding protein: protein MNINRKIQTKVSEYARYFPVTAILGPRQCGKTTLAKTWLAEQPASHYLDLELPSDVARLAEPEDYLRRHRDHIVCLDEIQRVPELFRVLRGLCDETGSPGQFMVLGSASPDLLQQSSETLAGRIGFIELAPFVEEEIGVENQSRLWLRGGFPRSYLAPSDGMSRAWLDSFIQTFLERDIPQLGIRVPAITLRQFWEMCAHLHGDLWNHAKVASSLGVTGKTVGHYLRILEQAYMVRRLSPCAANVKKRLVKSPRVYLRDTGILHRLLRLDSFDDLDGHPVRGNSWEGYVIEQIAAAVPDAELSFYRTSAGAEIDLLIRRRNKLVAVEIKASSSPRLERGFWSAQDDVQPDQSWVAAPVGAPFALSETVTVAPPAVICNALNS from the coding sequence ATGAACATCAACAGAAAAATTCAGACAAAGGTCTCTGAATACGCGAGGTACTTCCCTGTCACGGCAATTCTGGGGCCTCGCCAGTGTGGAAAGACCACCCTGGCCAAGACGTGGCTTGCTGAACAGCCGGCGTCACACTATCTCGACCTTGAGCTCCCCTCCGACGTCGCACGTCTGGCCGAGCCTGAAGATTACCTCCGCCGCCATCGGGATCACATCGTCTGCCTCGACGAGATCCAGCGCGTCCCCGAATTGTTCCGCGTACTTCGCGGGCTCTGCGATGAGACCGGTTCTCCGGGACAGTTTATGGTGCTGGGATCGGCTTCTCCAGATCTGCTCCAACAGTCGTCTGAGACGCTCGCCGGTCGCATCGGTTTCATCGAACTGGCGCCCTTTGTCGAAGAAGAGATCGGGGTGGAGAATCAGTCAAGGCTCTGGCTGCGAGGCGGATTCCCGCGAAGCTATCTGGCCCCATCAGACGGAATGAGCCGGGCGTGGCTGGACAGTTTCATCCAGACGTTTCTCGAACGCGACATTCCTCAACTGGGTATCCGCGTACCCGCGATAACGCTACGACAATTCTGGGAGATGTGCGCTCACCTGCACGGGGATCTGTGGAACCACGCCAAAGTGGCTTCTTCCCTGGGCGTAACGGGCAAGACGGTTGGACATTACCTCCGCATCCTTGAGCAGGCCTACATGGTAAGGCGGCTTTCGCCCTGCGCGGCCAACGTCAAGAAGCGCCTTGTGAAGAGCCCCCGTGTTTATCTCAGAGATACCGGCATCCTTCACCGGTTGCTGCGTTTGGATTCTTTCGACGACCTGGATGGCCATCCGGTTCGCGGCAACTCCTGGGAAGGATACGTCATCGAGCAAATCGCCGCGGCGGTGCCCGACGCCGAACTGAGCTTCTACCGGACCTCGGCTGGCGCTGAGATCGACCTGCTGATCCGACGGAGAAATAAGCTCGTCGCGGTGGAGATCAAAGCATCGTCGTCGCCCCGCCTCGAGCGCGGCTTCTGGTCGGCGCAGGACGATGTCCAACCGGATCAGTCCTGGGTGGCGGCACCAGTGGGTGCACCGTTTGCCTTGAGCGAAACGGTAACAGTTGCGCCACCTGCCGTCATCTGCAATGCACTGAATTCGTGA
- a CDS encoding sulfatase-like hydrolase/transferase: MAESKRPNIVFVFADDWGWGDLSCYGHQFVKTPNLDRLASQGILFSQFYVCSGVCSPSRAAVMTGRFPAHWGIHGHFARHEQNALRGMPDWLDPDATTITGLLQQSGYAVGHFGKWHLGSGEEAPNTTAYGIDESKTFNAVGPPIEIPEGRSQSTEVIIDETISFIERHQDEPFFVQAWLLDTHATLDPTEEQMEPYMNLTAQGLEDKHKGALRIYYSVVTNADYHIGRLMDRLDQLGLSDNTIVIFSADNGPEDIHVRNASHSGVGSSGPFRGRKRSLYEGGVRTPFILRWPGSGGPKGKVDNTTPLCAVDLLPTFCSIAGIDIPDNIGLQGEDMTAAFRGNSVDRTTPLMWEWRFRVHGHCLHKSPILSIREGDWKLLLNPDRSRVELYNIPADPMELVNHAKFEEPLVKQMSEQVMDWQATLPEGPIDDDAGSNAYPWPGTIFEK, translated from the coding sequence ATGGCTGAATCGAAAAGACCCAATATCGTATTTGTCTTCGCCGACGATTGGGGGTGGGGTGACTTGAGTTGCTACGGCCACCAGTTTGTAAAAACGCCAAATCTGGATCGGCTCGCTTCGCAGGGCATTCTCTTCTCACAATTCTATGTTTGCTCGGGTGTGTGCTCACCCAGCCGGGCAGCGGTCATGACGGGTCGATTTCCTGCCCACTGGGGCATACATGGCCATTTTGCCCGTCACGAGCAGAACGCCCTACGCGGCATGCCAGACTGGTTGGATCCCGATGCAACGACCATCACGGGTCTCCTGCAACAAAGTGGCTATGCTGTTGGCCACTTTGGCAAGTGGCACCTGGGAAGTGGCGAAGAAGCACCTAATACCACGGCTTATGGAATTGACGAATCCAAAACATTCAATGCGGTCGGACCCCCCATTGAGATTCCCGAAGGCAGATCTCAATCTACAGAGGTAATTATAGATGAAACCATATCCTTCATCGAAAGACATCAGGATGAGCCTTTCTTTGTTCAAGCGTGGTTGCTTGACACCCACGCCACTCTGGATCCTACAGAGGAGCAGATGGAACCCTATATGAATCTTACCGCTCAGGGCCTGGAAGACAAACACAAAGGTGCACTACGCATCTACTATTCTGTCGTTACCAACGCAGATTACCACATTGGACGGCTCATGGATCGGCTGGATCAACTGGGCCTTTCCGACAACACGATTGTCATCTTCTCAGCTGATAACGGCCCTGAGGATATCCACGTCCGAAATGCGTCACACAGTGGCGTCGGTTCTTCTGGTCCCTTTCGAGGTCGTAAAAGAAGCCTCTACGAAGGCGGTGTGCGAACCCCTTTCATTCTTCGGTGGCCAGGCAGTGGCGGACCAAAAGGCAAAGTTGACAACACGACGCCCTTATGTGCCGTAGATCTGTTGCCTACTTTTTGTTCCATCGCTGGCATAGACATTCCAGACAACATTGGTCTGCAGGGCGAGGATATGACAGCCGCCTTTCGAGGTAACTCGGTAGATCGCACGACGCCGTTGATGTGGGAGTGGCGATTTCGAGTTCACGGCCATTGCCTTCACAAAAGCCCGATCCTTTCAATCCGCGAGGGTGACTGGAAGCTGCTTCTCAACCCGGACAGAAGTCGTGTCGAGCTGTACAACATTCCTGCAGATCCGATGGAACTCGTCAATCACGCCAAATTTGAAGAGCCCCTGGTCAAGCAGATGTCAGAGCAGGTCATGGATTGGCAAGCCACACTGCCGGAAGGCCCCATCGATGATGATGCTGGATCCAACGCTTACCCGTGGCCCGGGACAATTTTCGAAAAATAA
- a CDS encoding sulfatase-like hydrolase/transferase, whose translation MQSQNKPNIIDQMGAKWLEAALNGICDLPNLKRLQSMGVTFTNAFSNNPVCCPARAGIATGLTSRGHGLLSNGYRLNPDIPTFMKTLQMAGWRTGAFGKIHFYPFDSEYYPYPDYTAGMWYTTPKTTGPASGTTGSKWIAEDAAALKE comes from the coding sequence ATGCAGTCACAAAACAAACCCAACATCATCGATCAGATGGGGGCGAAGTGGCTGGAAGCGGCCCTGAACGGCATCTGCGACCTGCCGAACCTGAAACGCCTCCAGAGCATGGGCGTAACCTTCACCAATGCATTTTCCAACAACCCGGTCTGCTGTCCGGCTCGGGCGGGCATTGCCACGGGACTCACCAGCCGAGGCCACGGTCTGCTCTCCAATGGCTACCGACTCAATCCCGACATCCCCACCTTTATGAAGACATTGCAGATGGCCGGGTGGCGAACCGGCGCGTTTGGCAAGATCCATTTCTATCCCTTTGACTCAGAATACTACCCGTACCCGGACTACACGGCTGGGATGTGGTACACAACACCGAAGACAACCGGACCGGCGAGTGGCACGACTGGATCGAAGTGGATCGCTGAGGATGCTGCCGCACTCAAGGAATGA
- a CDS encoding sulfatase-like hydrolase/transferase has protein sequence MIIMATKPNFLIIVTDDQGYGDAGCYWDTEVDTPTMDAIAKNGVRFTQLRVNPLCAPTRASLFSGQYSLECGMWRGPSLPGQKTDTLPRRIHDDVKLLPEFLKEAGYKTGMFGKWHLGYDAPNVPNERGFEEFVGFLGGAHPYWPFDGSRLLHNDQPMVHEDHLTDVFTGYAIDFIRKHRDKPFFCYVPYNAVHGPLWREQAPKTSGKAEWLKKYEDRGIEFPKRDYCAVLDHMDDGVGKIMATLHELAIVDNTLVIYLSDNGAMIDKFPGNNGPLRGQKGMTYEGGIRVPAVMQWPGVIPKGMVSDAGAVHFDLFATVLDAAGIEIPKMNGQHPVHGVSLLAHLRSHGQEDLPGRYVFWDLFGKMGAVKDDWKLVGTGPNHRGQFAEAIPVIEELQFELYKLDQDIGEANDLASQYPDIYNDLKSQLIDWFQRAKGS, from the coding sequence ATGATCATTATGGCCACAAAACCAAATTTTCTCATCATTGTTACAGACGATCAGGGGTATGGAGATGCGGGTTGTTATTGGGATACAGAGGTCGATACACCAACGATGGATGCGATTGCAAAAAATGGGGTGCGTTTTACACAGTTGAGGGTCAATCCACTTTGTGCGCCAACGCGTGCATCTCTTTTTTCTGGGCAGTATTCTTTGGAATGCGGCATGTGGCGTGGCCCATCACTGCCGGGGCAGAAAACAGATACGTTGCCAAGGCGCATTCATGATGATGTAAAACTTTTACCCGAGTTTTTGAAGGAAGCAGGATATAAAACTGGCATGTTTGGCAAGTGGCATTTGGGATATGATGCACCCAATGTGCCCAATGAACGCGGTTTTGAAGAATTTGTCGGATTTTTGGGTGGTGCACACCCCTATTGGCCTTTTGATGGTAGTCGCCTTTTGCACAATGACCAGCCCATGGTGCATGAAGATCATTTGACGGATGTGTTTACTGGTTATGCGATTGACTTTATTCGGAAACATCGTGATAAGCCGTTTTTTTGTTATGTGCCTTACAATGCTGTGCATGGTCCCTTGTGGCGAGAACAGGCACCCAAAACATCGGGCAAAGCCGAGTGGTTAAAAAAGTATGAAGATCGCGGTATTGAGTTCCCCAAGCGCGACTATTGTGCGGTGCTGGATCATATGGATGATGGTGTGGGTAAAATCATGGCGACATTGCATGAGTTGGCTATCGTAGATAACACACTTGTCATCTACTTGAGCGATAATGGTGCAATGATTGATAAATTTCCAGGCAATAATGGCCCTTTACGCGGGCAAAAAGGAATGACATATGAAGGTGGAATCCGCGTGCCTGCGGTGATGCAGTGGCCGGGTGTTATTCCCAAAGGGATGGTATCTGATGCAGGTGCTGTGCATTTTGATTTGTTTGCCACTGTGCTGGATGCGGCTGGCATTGAGATTCCCAAAATGAATGGACAGCATCCAGTTCATGGAGTGAGTTTGCTTGCGCATTTGAGATCACATGGGCAAGAAGATTTGCCAGGGCGGTATGTGTTTTGGGATTTGTTTGGGAAAATGGGAGCGGTAAAAGACGATTGGAAACTGGTTGGTACAGGCCCTAATCATCGCGGGCAATTTGCCGAGGCTATTCCGGTTATTGAAGAATTGCAATTTGAATTGTACAAGCTCGATCAGGATATTGGCGAAGCCAATGATTTGGCCAGTCAATATCCTGATATTTATAACGATCTTAAAAGCCAACTCATTGACTGGTTTCAACGGGCGAAAGGATCGTGA
- a CDS encoding PDZ domain-containing protein produces the protein MGQTLFVSSKGDDRNSGTEEQPLATLKRAQEVVRACKQNGPITVCLRQGTYYLNETLIFGAEDSGTKDAPIVYRAYEDEEVVVSGAESVNLIWENAGDGLVKAKVPEGLDFDQLFINGEKMVRCRYPNADPRDGFFDGSIRWVSPETSQDAIDSARLKGYANPVGAFVHGMMSMGWGTLHFRILEKDPDGVYTFEYEKDRKVEGGWQNSGRRTNPYDVLAEGRMFIENVFEELDAPKEWFLDRETHTLYFKPEEGQTLDDATVEAVVLRHLFEFRGSEDNPVCYITLDGLTLTHTSYTFMETDVIPSGGDWKVYRGGAVVFEGAELCTVQNCSFERIGGNGVFIQDYSRDVTVSGCRFVKTGASAVLLEGNNSAVRSRWAHWWGWPEGMRGETPMVNGRPFENESMAKLPSEMLDEGQELVDLEAGPQNNNYPARCVIHDNLMTQLGSVEKQIAGVFISKAKEITVSHNSIYDVPRAAINVNDGCWGGHVIEWNDIFDTSMTTREHGAYNSWGRDRYWMKLKGEATPEEFARMRTMAKLDCVDPIALRHNRIQCAHGYDIDLDDGSGHYHIYGNLCLQGGIKLREGFFRTVENNISTLFSPHVWYPNSGDVVRRNILVRREAYSPRGMGMAGCQGEDNLVDENLFAVYEPPEDHRALGLDVHSKTCDPGFYNPSSGDYRAKFGSEVGFENFPMDQFGVQDSRFKSDVRIWSGLGQAFDKNAEFWGTYVNADLYDWMGATLRSLVNYGRESAVIGAVELEHNDGVLVIDVPAESEAAQVGLLGDTVILSVDNAKVRNIEDLQHMLSIGGGVTIQFLGDEGMREISFMPNNIPELKKD, from the coding sequence ATGGGGCAGACGCTTTTTGTTTCATCTAAAGGTGACGATAGAAATTCTGGCACCGAAGAACAACCTCTTGCTACGCTAAAACGGGCGCAAGAGGTTGTTCGTGCATGCAAACAAAACGGGCCGATAACAGTGTGTTTGAGACAGGGAACTTACTATTTGAACGAGACGCTCATTTTTGGTGCAGAAGATTCTGGGACGAAAGATGCGCCCATTGTTTATCGGGCTTATGAGGACGAAGAGGTTGTTGTTAGTGGGGCAGAGTCTGTGAACTTGATTTGGGAAAACGCCGGAGATGGGCTGGTGAAGGCTAAGGTGCCTGAGGGCTTGGATTTTGATCAGCTTTTTATCAATGGTGAAAAGATGGTTCGCTGTCGCTATCCAAATGCTGATCCGCGAGATGGGTTTTTTGATGGCAGCATTCGATGGGTTTCGCCAGAGACCTCTCAAGATGCCATTGATTCGGCGCGCTTAAAAGGATATGCCAATCCGGTGGGTGCTTTTGTACACGGGATGATGTCGATGGGGTGGGGTACATTGCACTTTCGTATTTTGGAAAAAGATCCAGATGGGGTTTACACCTTTGAGTACGAGAAGGATCGGAAGGTAGAAGGTGGGTGGCAAAACAGTGGGCGAAGAACCAATCCGTATGATGTGTTGGCTGAAGGGCGGATGTTTATTGAAAACGTGTTTGAAGAATTGGACGCGCCTAAAGAATGGTTTTTAGATCGAGAAACTCATACACTGTATTTCAAGCCTGAAGAAGGACAGACTCTTGACGATGCCACAGTGGAAGCTGTGGTGCTGAGGCATTTGTTTGAGTTTCGAGGGTCGGAGGACAACCCCGTTTGTTATATCACTCTGGATGGGCTGACACTGACCCATACGTCTTACACGTTTATGGAAACGGATGTCATACCAAGTGGTGGAGATTGGAAGGTGTATCGGGGAGGCGCTGTTGTTTTTGAAGGCGCTGAATTGTGCACCGTTCAAAATTGCTCGTTTGAGCGCATAGGTGGGAATGGGGTTTTTATTCAAGATTATAGTCGGGACGTCACTGTGAGCGGGTGTCGGTTTGTAAAGACGGGTGCGAGTGCTGTTTTACTTGAGGGAAATAATTCTGCCGTGAGGTCGCGATGGGCACATTGGTGGGGGTGGCCTGAAGGTATGCGGGGTGAAACACCGATGGTAAATGGCAGGCCATTTGAGAATGAGAGTATGGCAAAGTTGCCGTCTGAAATGCTGGATGAAGGACAGGAGTTGGTCGATTTAGAAGCAGGGCCTCAGAACAATAATTATCCGGCCCGGTGTGTGATTCACGACAATTTGATGACGCAGTTGGGCAGTGTAGAGAAACAGATTGCCGGTGTGTTCATTTCTAAGGCCAAAGAGATTACAGTCAGTCATAATAGTATTTACGATGTGCCGCGTGCTGCGATCAATGTGAACGATGGATGTTGGGGTGGACATGTGATTGAATGGAACGATATTTTTGATACGTCAATGACCACGCGAGAACACGGAGCTTATAATTCGTGGGGACGGGATCGGTACTGGATGAAGCTAAAGGGCGAGGCAACACCTGAAGAATTCGCCCGCATGCGCACGATGGCGAAGCTGGATTGTGTCGATCCAATTGCTTTGCGCCACAATCGGATTCAATGTGCGCATGGATACGATATTGATTTAGACGATGGGTCTGGGCATTATCACATTTATGGCAATTTGTGCTTGCAAGGTGGTATCAAGTTGCGTGAAGGCTTTTTTCGAACTGTAGAGAACAATATTTCTACCTTATTCAGCCCACACGTTTGGTATCCCAATAGCGGCGATGTGGTTCGGCGAAATATTCTTGTTCGTCGAGAAGCTTATTCACCGCGTGGAATGGGAATGGCGGGTTGCCAGGGCGAAGATAATTTGGTGGATGAAAATCTGTTTGCGGTTTATGAGCCTCCGGAAGATCACAGGGCGTTGGGTCTGGACGTGCATTCGAAAACATGTGATCCAGGTTTTTACAATCCATCATCTGGAGATTATCGGGCGAAATTTGGATCTGAGGTCGGATTTGAAAATTTCCCTATGGATCAATTTGGTGTGCAAGATTCGAGGTTCAAATCTGACGTGCGCATCTGGTCTGGTCTGGGGCAAGCGTTTGATAAAAACGCTGAGTTTTGGGGCACCTATGTCAATGCTGATCTGTATGACTGGATGGGGGCGACCTTGCGTAGTCTGGTAAATTATGGTAGGGAATCTGCGGTGATTGGGGCTGTGGAATTAGAGCACAATGATGGTGTTTTGGTAATTGATGTTCCAGCAGAGTCAGAAGCCGCTCAGGTAGGGTTATTGGGCGATACTGTAATTTTGTCTGTGGACAATGCGAAGGTGAGAAATATTGAGGATTTGCAGCACATGCTATCCATAGGTGGTGGTGTTACAATTCAGTTTTTGGGCGACGAAGGTATGCGAGAGATATCTTTTATGCCGAACAATATTCCCGAGTTAAAAAAAGACTGA